A region of Solibacillus isronensis DNA encodes the following proteins:
- a CDS encoding two-component system sensor histidine kinase NtrB codes for MKLEKNAIDRENYLNSKHAYLNLFFEQANDAIAVFDLEDRVIAVNPAFEKLYGWSKEEAIGRILPLIPPENEEESKQRKVDLMLGKKYHLHETTDMRKDGTFFDAQISLSPILSPHGEIIGSSVISRDISYIKENENLILQSEKLKLVGELAAGVAHEIRNPMTVISGYVQMMNEDSDSPYYEYTKLIQNETERIELILSEFLVLSKPQANQYAPINLAEALSEVVQFLQYEFQSKAISLKIINEFLNITILGNKNQLKQVFINLFKNAIEAINEDGSITLQVCKSKDEKEIYIQIIDTGCGIPPNVLDRIFEPFYTTKTNGTGLGMMIINKIVQDHQGSIKIKSKQHVGTEILLTFPIMTQ; via the coding sequence ATGAAGCTAGAGAAGAATGCGATTGATCGTGAAAATTATTTGAATTCCAAACATGCCTATTTAAACTTATTTTTTGAACAGGCAAATGATGCAATTGCAGTATTTGATTTGGAAGATCGTGTCATTGCGGTCAATCCTGCATTTGAAAAATTGTATGGCTGGTCCAAGGAGGAAGCTATCGGGCGTATTTTACCGCTCATTCCCCCGGAAAACGAGGAAGAGTCAAAGCAAAGAAAAGTAGATCTGATGCTCGGCAAGAAATATCATCTGCATGAAACGACCGATATGAGAAAAGACGGCACTTTTTTTGATGCTCAAATTTCGTTGTCGCCTATTTTGAGTCCACATGGTGAGATTATCGGATCGTCTGTAATTTCGCGTGATATTTCTTATATTAAAGAAAATGAAAATCTGATTTTACAATCGGAAAAATTAAAGCTTGTCGGAGAACTAGCTGCGGGTGTTGCCCATGAAATACGCAATCCGATGACGGTCATTTCCGGCTATGTTCAAATGATGAATGAAGATTCTGATTCACCTTACTATGAGTATACAAAGCTCATTCAAAATGAAACAGAGCGGATCGAATTAATTTTATCGGAGTTTCTTGTATTATCTAAACCTCAAGCAAACCAGTATGCCCCAATTAATTTGGCGGAAGCTTTATCGGAAGTCGTCCAGTTTCTTCAATATGAGTTCCAGTCAAAAGCGATTTCCTTGAAAATTATTAATGAATTTTTAAACATTACAATTTTAGGAAATAAAAATCAATTGAAGCAAGTATTTATAAATTTATTTAAAAATGCGATTGAAGCGATTAATGAAGATGGTTCCATTACATTGCAAGTATGCAAAAGTAAAGATGAGAAGGAAATTTATATCCAAATTATTGACACTGGATGCGGTATTCCGCCAAATGTACTTGATCGGATATTTGAACCTTTCTATACGACGAAAACAAATGGAACTGGGCTTGGCATGATGATTATTAATAAAATTGTACAAGATCATCAAGGGTCCATCAAAATTAAAAGCAAGCAGCATGTCGGGACTGAAATATTATTAACATTCCCGATAATGACACAATAA
- a CDS encoding peptide chain release factor 3, producing the protein MTLEQDILSRRTFAIISHPDAGKTTITEKLLLFGGAIRDAGTVKGKKSGKFATSDWMEIEKQRGISVTSSVMQFDYSGCRVNILDTPGHQDFSEDTYRTLMAVDSAVMVVDAAKGIEAQTLKLFKVCKMRGIPIFTFINKLDRQGKEPLELIEELEEVLGINAYPMNWPIGMGKEFLGIYDRYNKRIEQFRVEEGDRYLPLDEEGHLAIDNDMKKTSYYSQAIDDIELLNEAGNEYSEDKIARGELTPVFFGSALTNFGVQTFLDTYLKFAPIPQPRITEDEQFIDPVDHGEFSGFIFKIQANMNPAHRDRIAFVRIVSGKFERGMNMTLSRTGKSFKVTQSTQFLADDRETVNEAVAGDIIGLYDTGTYQIGDTVVGGKKTFNFEKLPQFTPEIFMKVSAKNVMKGKQFQKGVLQLVQEGAIQYFKTMHTEEVILGAVGQLQFEVFQHRMINEYNVEVIMQPIGSKIARWIENEEDVKDSMHSQRSMLVKDRFDNKVFLFENEFAMRWFSEKNENIQLYSLL; encoded by the coding sequence ATGACTTTAGAACAAGATATATTATCGCGTCGTACATTCGCCATCATCAGTCACCCGGATGCTGGTAAAACGACGATTACAGAAAAATTACTATTATTCGGTGGAGCGATTCGTGATGCAGGAACAGTAAAAGGAAAGAAGTCAGGAAAGTTTGCGACATCTGACTGGATGGAAATCGAGAAACAACGTGGGATCTCGGTTACTTCTTCTGTTATGCAATTCGATTATTCAGGCTGCCGTGTAAACATTCTGGATACACCTGGACACCAAGACTTCTCGGAAGATACGTACCGTACGTTAATGGCTGTTGACTCGGCTGTCATGGTAGTCGATGCGGCTAAAGGGATTGAGGCCCAAACATTAAAGCTATTCAAAGTTTGTAAAATGCGCGGTATTCCGATTTTTACATTTATCAACAAATTGGACCGTCAAGGGAAAGAGCCACTAGAGCTTATTGAAGAATTGGAAGAAGTGCTTGGCATTAATGCATATCCAATGAACTGGCCGATCGGTATGGGGAAAGAGTTCCTAGGAATTTACGACCGTTACAACAAACGTATTGAGCAGTTCCGTGTAGAAGAAGGTGACCGCTACTTACCACTTGATGAAGAAGGGCATTTAGCTATAGATAATGATATGAAAAAAACATCGTACTATTCACAGGCTATCGACGATATCGAACTTCTGAATGAAGCTGGAAATGAGTATTCAGAAGATAAAATTGCACGTGGTGAATTGACACCAGTATTCTTCGGTTCGGCATTAACGAACTTCGGTGTTCAAACATTCCTTGATACGTATTTAAAATTTGCACCGATTCCTCAGCCTCGTATTACGGAAGATGAGCAATTTATTGATCCTGTAGATCATGGCGAGTTTTCTGGATTCATTTTCAAAATTCAAGCGAATATGAACCCTGCACACCGTGACCGTATTGCATTCGTGCGTATCGTATCGGGTAAATTTGAGCGCGGAATGAACATGACACTTTCACGTACAGGTAAGTCTTTCAAAGTGACACAGTCAACACAGTTCCTTGCAGATGATCGTGAAACAGTAAATGAAGCTGTTGCCGGTGACATTATCGGTCTTTATGATACAGGTACGTATCAAATTGGAGATACAGTAGTCGGCGGTAAGAAAACATTCAACTTTGAAAAATTACCTCAATTCACACCTGAAATTTTCATGAAAGTTTCGGCGAAAAACGTAATGAAAGGGAAGCAATTCCAAAAAGGTGTTCTGCAACTAGTACAAGAAGGCGCAATTCAGTATTTCAAAACAATGCATACTGAAGAAGTAATCCTTGGTGCGGTTGGTCAATTACAGTTTGAAGTATTCCAGCATCGAATGATTAATGAATACAATGTAGAAGTAATCATGCAGCCGATTGGCAGCAAGATTGCACGTTGGATTGAAAACGAAGAAGACGTGAAAGATTCTATGCATTCTCAACGTTCAATGCTTGTTAAAGACCGTTTCGATAATAAAGTATTCTTATTCGAAAACGAATTTGCGATGCGTTGGTTCTCTGAGAAAAACGAAAATATTCAATTATACAGCTTGTTATAA
- a CDS encoding UDP-N-acetylmuramoyl-L-alanyl-D-glutamate--2,6-diaminopimelate ligase: MYAEELLSTLMQKKVVGQLPKLITDIAIDSRSVQPNSLFICIKGFTVDGHDYAQKAVDAGATVIVTERLLQLEGEIAQVIVKNTTRTLGILAAKFFDYPSKDIMMVGVTGTNGKTSVSGIIHNILIGLGEKSALSGTIGFNLNGVLYESANTTSDSLNTQQMIFRAKSEGCRAMVMEVSSHGLALGRLAGVDYDVAVFTNLTHDHLDFHGTMENYGNTKGLLFSQLGQDLEKNKHVVLNADDPWSERYAEMTPYPIWTYGLHNNAIFRAVNCNYENGMTQFDMETPEGTFPVSMHLLGEFNIYNVLAATAVFYARGFPIDVIIEQIEMLPPVKGRMEKVDTDLPIQMFIDYAHTPDAIEKAINAAMPYKKPENKLIFLVGTGGGRDKTKRPTMAEKASVADYVVLTTDDPRYEEFDSITGDLAKGMKHKNYACIGDRAEAVRHAVSVANPGDIIIFAGKGHEDYQIIENTKYPHSDAKIAIEAGKLKFV, translated from the coding sequence ATGTATGCAGAAGAACTTTTAAGTACACTGATGCAAAAAAAAGTTGTAGGTCAATTACCGAAACTGATTACCGATATTGCGATTGACTCGCGCAGTGTACAGCCAAACAGTTTATTTATTTGTATAAAAGGTTTTACGGTGGACGGGCATGATTATGCTCAAAAGGCAGTTGATGCAGGTGCAACTGTAATCGTTACAGAACGTCTATTACAATTAGAGGGAGAAATTGCACAAGTAATCGTAAAAAATACGACACGTACACTTGGCATTTTAGCGGCAAAGTTTTTTGATTATCCATCGAAGGATATTATGATGGTCGGGGTAACCGGTACAAATGGGAAAACAAGTGTATCTGGAATTATTCACAATATATTAATCGGACTTGGTGAAAAATCGGCATTGTCAGGAACAATCGGTTTTAATTTAAATGGAGTGCTATATGAATCGGCAAATACGACAAGTGATTCATTAAATACACAACAGATGATTTTCCGTGCGAAAAGCGAAGGCTGTCGTGCAATGGTTATGGAAGTTTCATCACACGGTTTAGCATTAGGCCGTTTAGCCGGTGTTGACTATGATGTGGCGGTATTTACAAATTTAACGCATGACCATCTAGATTTCCACGGTACGATGGAAAACTACGGAAACACAAAAGGTTTACTGTTTTCTCAGCTTGGACAAGATTTGGAGAAAAACAAGCATGTCGTTTTAAATGCGGATGATCCATGGTCTGAGCGCTATGCGGAAATGACACCATATCCAATTTGGACTTACGGATTGCATAATAATGCGATTTTCCGTGCGGTAAACTGCAATTATGAAAATGGAATGACGCAATTTGATATGGAAACACCGGAGGGTACATTCCCGGTATCGATGCATTTACTAGGTGAATTTAATATTTACAACGTCCTTGCAGCAACAGCCGTGTTCTATGCTCGCGGTTTCCCGATTGATGTCATTATTGAACAAATTGAAATGCTGCCGCCGGTGAAAGGGCGTATGGAAAAAGTAGATACGGATTTACCGATTCAAATGTTTATCGACTATGCACATACACCGGATGCAATTGAAAAAGCGATCAATGCGGCAATGCCATATAAAAAACCGGAAAATAAATTGATTTTCCTTGTTGGTACAGGTGGCGGACGCGATAAAACGAAACGTCCGACAATGGCAGAAAAAGCATCTGTTGCTGATTATGTTGTCTTGACGACGGATGATCCGCGCTATGAGGAATTTGACAGTATTACGGGTGATTTGGCAAAAGGCATGAAACATAAAAATTATGCCTGTATCGGTGACCGTGCGGAAGCTGTTAGACATGCAGTAAGCGTAGCAAATCCTGGTGATATTATTATTTTCGCAGGTAAAGGTCATGAGGACTACCAAATTATCGAAAATACAAAATATCCGCATAGTGATGCGAAAATTGCGATTGAAGCTGGAAAGTTAAAATTTGTATAG
- a CDS encoding VanZ family protein, with product MIHSFLLSMIAYCTVSFPIYCILRMFYMKNKTRNVRRELVMLVFFFYSVSIFSQTIIPNFQFSNGQIIFDTSTAYVRSNFTPLQTIMLYYDQLNGPLANIAFYNLAGNIVLFIPFGFFIPLLWKKFRGWRIMHIVAFIIPLFIEGTQYFIGRSIDVDDVLLNAIAIVIGFMLFKIFRRLRKMSTSK from the coding sequence ATGATCCATTCATTTTTACTTAGTATGATTGCGTATTGCACTGTGAGCTTCCCAATTTATTGCATATTGCGAATGTTCTATATGAAAAATAAAACAAGAAATGTGCGGCGCGAATTGGTGATGCTCGTATTTTTCTTTTACAGTGTCAGTATTTTTTCACAAACGATTATCCCAAACTTCCAATTCTCGAATGGACAGATCATTTTTGATACTTCGACTGCATATGTGCGCAGCAATTTTACCCCATTACAAACAATTATGTTGTATTATGACCAATTGAATGGTCCATTGGCAAATATCGCATTTTACAATTTGGCAGGCAATATTGTTCTGTTTATTCCTTTTGGTTTCTTTATTCCACTGTTATGGAAAAAATTCAGAGGATGGCGCATCATGCATATTGTTGCATTCATCATCCCGTTATTTATTGAAGGAACACAATATTTTATTGGTCGTAGTATTGATGTCGATGATGTATTATTAAATGCAATTGCCATTGTAATCGGCTTTATGCTCTTCAAAATATTCCGGAGATTACGTAAAATGAGCACGTCAAAGTAA